The following are encoded together in the Bubalus kerabau isolate K-KA32 ecotype Philippines breed swamp buffalo chromosome 3, PCC_UOA_SB_1v2, whole genome shotgun sequence genome:
- the ABT1 gene encoding activator of basal transcription 1 gives MEVEGLELGAAELGPLEGSDQKLEAEEEQEESEEAAGGSKKRVVPGIVYLGHIPPRFRPLHVRNLLSAYGEVGRVFFQAEDGFVKRKKKAAAASAAGGKKRSKYSKDYTEGWVEFRDKRVAKRVAVSLHNTPMGSRRRSPFRYDLWNLKYLHRFTWSHLSEHLAFERQVRRQRLRAEVAQAKRETDFYLRSVERGQRFLAADGDSTRPNGSWAFAQRPTEQEMRARKAARPGGRERARLANAQDQARSNRGLLAKIFGAPTPSESRGNSSPVRNS, from the exons ATGGAGGTAGAGGGTTTGGAGCTGGGCGCCGCGGAGCTGGGACCTCTGGAAGGGAGTGACCAGAAACTAGAGGCAGAGGAGGAACAGGAGGAATCTGAAGAGGCGGCTGGTGGCAGCAAGAAACGGGTAGTGCCGGGCATTGTGTACCTGGGCCACATCCCGCCCCGCTTTAGGCCTTTACACGTACGGAACCTTCTCAGCGCCTACGGGGAGGTCGGGCGTGTTTTTTTCCAGGCTGAGG ACGGGTTCGTGAAGCGCAAGAAGAAGGCAGCAGCTGCCTCCGCCGCCGGAGGGAAAAAGCGGTCCAAGTACAGCAAGGACTACACGGAGGGCTGGGTGGAGTTCCGGGACAAGCGAGTAGCCAAGCGTGTGGCGGTCAGTCTTCACAACACGCCCATGGGCTCCCGCAGGCGCAGCCCCTTCCGTTATGATCTGTGGAACCTCAAG TACCTGCACCGTTTTACCTGGTCCCACCTCAGCGAGCATCTTGCTTTTGAGCGCCAGGTGCGCAGGCAGCGTCTGAGAGCTGAGGTTGCCCAGGCCAAGCGTGAGACTGACTTCTATCTTCGAAGTGTGGAGCGCGGACAGCGTTTTCTTGCGGCTGATGGGGACTCGACCCGCCCGAATGGTTCCTGGGCCTTTGCCCAGCGTCCTACTGAGCAGGAGATGAGAGCCCGGAAGGCAGCTCGGCCAGGGGGACGTGAACGAGCTCGCCTGGCTAACGCTCAGGACCAGGCCCGCTCCAACCGAGGGCTTCTTGCCAAGATCTTTGGAGCCCCTACACCCTCAGAGAGCAGGGGGAACTCCTCACCGGTCAGGAACTCTTGA
- the LOC129645556 gene encoding olfactory receptor 2M2-like, producing the protein MEWDNQTFNPDFILMGIFSYTPTHIFLFSLVLGIFTMALLANTLMVLLIYLDTRLHTPMYFLLSQLSLMDLMLICTTVPKMAHSYLSGRKSISVAGCEAQIFFYVSLSGAECFLLAVMAYDRYVAICYPLQYPSLMNWKLCGLMAASTWILGAFDGIVDVAATMSFSYCGSREIAQFFCDVPALLHLSCMDTSTFETLIFICCVVMLLLPLSLIIISYTRVIITVIHMSSGEGRHKAFTTCTSHLIVVGMYYGAAMFIYMRPTSNRSPTQDKMVSAFYTILTPTLNPLIYSLRNKDVAKAFSKVLGKR; encoded by the coding sequence ATGGAATGGGACAATCAGACATTCAACCCTGACTTCATCCTGATGGGGATTTTTAGTTACACGCCCACTcacatctttctcttctctctggtcCTGGGCATCTTCACAATGGCGCTCTTGGCAAACACTCTCATGGTCCTCCTCATCTACCTGGATACGCggctccacacccccatgtacttcctcCTCAGCCAGCTCTCCCTCATGGACCTCATGCTCATCTGCACCACTGTACCCAAGATGGCCCACAGCTACCTGTCTGGCAGGAAGTCCATTTCTGTAGCAGGATGTGAAGCCCAGATCTTTTTCTATGTGTCCCTATCTGGTGCTGAGTGCTTCTTGTTGGCTgtcatggcctatgaccgctatgttgCCATTTGCTATCCTCTTCAGTACCCCAGTCTCATGAACTGGAAACTCTGTGGACTCATGGCTGCCTCTACATGGATTCTTGGTGCCTTTGATGGGATTGTTGATGTAGCTGCTACTATGTCTTTCTCCTATTGTGGATCCCGAGAAATAGCTCAGTTCTTCTGTGATGTCCCAGCACTCCTGCATCTCTCATGCATGGATACTTCCACATTTGAAACACTTATTTTCATCTGTTGTGTAGTAATGCTCCTCCTCCCTTTGTCACTCATCATCATCTCCTACACACGTGTAATTATAACCGTTATTCACATGAGTTCTGGGGAGGGTCGGCACAAGGCTTTCACCACCTGTACTTCACATCTTATTGTTGTGGGGATGTATTATGGAGCAGCTATGTTCATATATATGAGACCCACTTCTAATAGATCCCCAACTCAGGACAAGATGGTGTCAGCCTTCTACACCATTCTCACTCCCACGCTGAATCCCCTTATATACAGTCTCCGGAACAAAGATGTGGCCAAAGCATTCAGTAAGGTACTAGGGAAGAGGTAA
- the LOC129645560 gene encoding uncharacterized protein LOC129645560 produces the protein MGGSVSKATVLECVIKNFKKGFEDDYGVNMTPNRLRIFCEVERPSLGIGWPPEGTMDLKTIKAVSAVVTGTPEQPDQYPYIDSWLWLARDPPPRARLCIQKERGKTLMAQKSTDDKKEILQDPDGSDLPSPPYWMTRRPPNAPPGPEAALMTTDPGPAGAPPVAPGPITPEIVELPSRQAPIPAVGTSSQRPQDSASAEPPKQYPPLPVSTDGRGEGDTGIRPRLRSTKEPGESVPQQVPRRELQQPVQQTDTTTSLPAPTITNHFPLWTY, from the coding sequence ATGGGAGGAAGTGTATCTAAGGCAACTGTATTGGAGTGCGTGATTAAGAATTTTAAGAAGGGATTTGAAGACGACTATGGGGTGAACATGACGCCTAACCGACTCCGCATATTCTGTGAGGTTGAACGGCCCTCTCTGGGAATAGGATGGCCACCAGAGGGCACCATGgacttaaaaacaataaaagcagTCTCTGCAGTAGTAACAGGAACGCCGGAGCAGCCGGATCAATACCCATATATTGATTCATGGCTGTGGTTGGCTCGAGATCCTCCCCCTCGGGCAAGACTCTGCAttcaaaaagagagagggaaaacatTAATGGCACAAAAATCGACTGAtgacaaaaaagaaattctgcagGATCCGGACGGGAGCGATTTGCCCTCTCCCCCATACTGGATGACGCGTCGGCCACCTAATGCTCCACCAGGACCGGAGGCCGCCTTAATGACCACGGATCCAGGGCCTGCTGGGGCTCCACCAGTTGCTCCTGGGCCAATTACCCCGGAGATCGTAGAGCTGCCATCTCGGCAGGCTCCGATCCCGGCGGTAGGAACCTCTAGTCAACGTCCACAGGACTCAGCCTCAGCGGAACCTCCTAAGCAGTATCCGCCTCTCCCGGTGAGTACTGACGGAAGAGGGGAAGGAGACACAGGAATTCGACCGAGGCTGCGCTCCACCAAGGAGCCGGGGGAAAGCGTCCCGCAACAAGTGCCTCGCAGAGAGCTACAACAGCCTGTTCAGCAGACAGACACTACCACCAGCCTCCCCGCGCCTACTATTACCAACCATTTTCCTTTGTGGACCTACTAA
- the LOC129645561 gene encoding olfactory receptor 2M3-like: MALLANTLMVLLIYLDTQLHTPMYFLLSQLSLMDLMLICTTVPKMAHSYLSGRKSISVAGCEAEIFFCVSLCGVECFLLAVMAYDCYVAICYPLQYPSLMNWKLCRLLAASSWFLGVFDGIVDVAVTLSFSYCSQAISQFFCDVPALPHLSRKDTSTFETLIFICCEVMLLLPLSLINISYTCVIITIIHMSSGEGWHKTFTICSSHLIVVGMYYRAAMFIYKRPTSNRSPAQDKMVSAF, translated from the coding sequence ATGGCGCTCTTGGCAAACACTCTCATGGTCCTCCTCATCTACCTGGACACGCagctccacacccccatgtacttcctcCTCAGCCAGCTCTCCCTCATGGACCTCATGCTCATCTGCACCACTGTACCCAAGATGGCCCACAGCTACCTGTCTGGCAGGAAGTCCATTTCTGTAGCAGGATGTGAAGCTGAGATATTTTTCTGTGTGTCCCTATGTGGTGTTGAGTGCTTCTTGTTGGCTGTCATGGCCTATGACTGCTATGTTGCCATTTGCTATCCTCTTCAGTACCCCAGTCTCATGAACTGGAAACTTTGTAGACTCTTGGCTGCCTCTTCATGGTTCCTTGGTGTCTTTGATGGCATTGTTGATGTAGCTGTTACTTTGTCCTTTTCCTATTGTTCCCAAGCAATATCCCAGTTCTTCTGTGATGTCCCAGCACTCCCACATCTCTCACGCAAAGATACTTCCACATTTGAAACACTTATTTTCATCTGTTGTGAAGTAATGCTCCTCCTCCCTTTGTCACTCATCAACATCTCGTACACATGTGTAATTATAACCATCATTCACATGAGTTCTGGGGAGGGTTGGCACAAGACTTTCACCATCTGTAGTTCACATCTTATTGTGGTGGGGATGTATTATAGAGCAGCTATGTTCATATATAAGAGACCCACTTCTAATCGATCCCCAGCCCAGGACAAGATGGTGTCAGCCTTCTAA